One Desulfovibrio fairfieldensis genomic window carries:
- a CDS encoding tetratricopeptide repeat protein, with protein sequence MARRKSKKSPETEAASPRDALTRPTPDALGSASPAASSEAAPSGMVRKSTCIMGMLLTLALGLYLGGLLPGLINGHGPAVTTHPATAQPEAAPPAPAAQQAARPAQDNPPPMPPELAQKIAELEKTLLADPKDAARWAALGNLYFDTGQAKQAISAYERSLTFAPGNPDVLTDLGIMYREAGAYEQAVDSFRKASAARPGHENALFNEGVVLYYDLHRKDEAVQAWQSLLKANPGARSPDGQPVSELIKHLH encoded by the coding sequence ATGGCCCGCCGTAAAAGCAAGAAAAGTCCTGAAACGGAAGCGGCTTCGCCGCGCGACGCGCTGACGCGCCCCACTCCCGACGCCCTTGGCAGTGCATCTCCCGCAGCCTCTTCGGAGGCCGCGCCTTCCGGCATGGTGCGCAAAAGCACCTGCATCATGGGCATGCTGCTGACGCTGGCGCTGGGCCTGTATCTGGGCGGCCTGCTGCCCGGCCTGATCAACGGTCACGGCCCGGCCGTTACGACCCACCCCGCCACGGCGCAGCCGGAAGCCGCGCCTCCCGCTCCCGCGGCCCAGCAGGCGGCCAGGCCCGCGCAGGACAATCCGCCGCCCATGCCCCCGGAACTGGCCCAAAAAATTGCCGAGCTGGAAAAAACCCTGCTGGCCGATCCCAAGGACGCCGCCCGCTGGGCGGCCCTGGGCAATCTGTATTTCGACACGGGCCAGGCCAAACAGGCCATCTCGGCCTATGAGCGTTCCCTGACTTTCGCGCCGGGCAATCCCGACGTGCTTACGGATCTGGGCATCATGTACCGCGAGGCCGGAGCCTACGAACAGGCCGTGGACAGCTTCCGCAAGGCCTCGGCCGCCCGGCCCGGCCATGAAAACGCCCTGTTCAACGAGGGCGTGGTGCTCTATTACGATCTGCACCGCAAAGACGAAGCCGTGCAGGCCTGGCAAAGCCTGCTGAAGGCCAATCCCGGCGCGCGTTCGCCGGACGGGCAGCCGGTGTCCGAATTGATCAAGCATCTGCATTAG
- a CDS encoding tetratricopeptide repeat protein — protein sequence MTDLPKLNTPARALALLLALSLAAMLVISLTERFKHPQITVHVQPAPQAPAGMGGDAIGALMQEVAKNPQNVDALVHLVEALMTAQNWEAAETFAQRASTLDVNNPQPLYLLGVIKHNQGKHKEAAELLEKVVALHDNASVRYSLGVLYIHFLNDPARGVEHLSAGLHDPKAGEDLKKGIREELEKAPLSHAGGAENNTPDQPVRQDKMDKKAKKTNGKDARP from the coding sequence ATGACTGATCTGCCCAAGCTCAACACTCCGGCGCGCGCGCTGGCCCTGCTGCTGGCCCTGAGTCTGGCGGCCATGCTGGTGATTTCCCTTACGGAACGCTTCAAGCATCCGCAGATCACCGTGCACGTGCAGCCCGCGCCCCAGGCTCCGGCGGGCATGGGCGGCGACGCCATCGGCGCGCTCATGCAGGAAGTCGCCAAAAATCCCCAAAACGTGGACGCCCTGGTCCACCTGGTCGAAGCCCTGATGACCGCCCAGAACTGGGAGGCCGCCGAGACTTTCGCCCAGCGCGCCAGCACCCTGGATGTGAACAATCCCCAACCGCTCTATCTGTTGGGCGTCATCAAGCACAACCAGGGCAAGCACAAGGAAGCCGCCGAACTTCTGGAAAAAGTGGTGGCCCTGCATGACAACGCCTCGGTGCGTTACAGCCTGGGCGTGCTCTACATCCATTTCCTCAACGACCCGGCGCGCGGCGTGGAACATCTCAGCGCGGGCCTGCATGACCCCAAGGCCGGTGAGGATCTCAAGAAGGGCATCCGCGAGGAGCTGGAAAAAGCCCCGCTGTCCCATGCCGGCGGCGCGGAAAACAACACGCCGGATCAGCCGGTCCGGCAGGACAAGATGGATAAAAAGGCAAAAAAAACCAATGGGAAGGACGCGCGACCCTGA